From one Flavobacteriales bacterium genomic stretch:
- a CDS encoding tetratricopeptide repeat protein, protein MIIGAIPLLIMLGTGTASAQAGARGLAWPEDTARFEELIRRSERHWALYQWDSAGSVARGALELAERWAERRAQAEGPDVQDAIERSRARSLAALGRVSGSIKGTALLDGALRIFRAIADRQGEATAHLYTGEIMQDDGRFVEAIRHVQQAIIIHEADGDTLKVAECTNTAGEYYRIMGDPSTALEYHLTALPVVMRLGASSAKGWNNILIGAVYRHTKNWPEALRYFSTARSIYEGSGDPIGVAIAYNDLGTAWFGSGQLDSARYWHSRALELRTRIGSFDGMGHSMRYLASIHSRQGAHREAITMLQGSEREFLRATMITSAARARAAIAEELLAIGENEEALAQMRSALDLLGTTSDRKYFPELSRQLATILVANGSVDQAIVALTAGIEHARAANDHAGSASCHHDLFKLHRERGDDERAYIAHRRYLSARDSARARSDESEVNRQMMKHDLEQDRLRIRAEDALQREERQAALDAGRQQQYLYLAGGSIFAVLAIGLFARLRYTARGKRRMEKQRRELMRAKTRAEQSEKFKERFLANMSHEIRTPMNAIMGMTGILRRNEHRPEQRPHLDAMAESADGLLHILNDILDMSKLDAGRLELENVPFGPARIVDQALATVRDRARAKGIRIVVDVAPQVPKAVLGDPTRVKQILENLLGNAIKFTSQGTVMVITTCEDGPAGRVFLNFSVKDTGTGIPADRLESIFEEFTKAYSTNAHKLGGTGLGLTISKRLVDLQHGTLTVESTVGAGSTFTARIPFDRASALDHGALGAPALDMRDLRILLADDNAFNVMVAQDELMDAIPGVQVDAVVNGFEAVALARTNHYDVVLMDVQMPEMNGYDAARAIRALNGPRSQVPILAMTANVIKSDLDRCIEAGMNGHVPKPFQRTELVEALSRALQSRERT, encoded by the coding sequence ATGATCATCGGGGCGATCCCGCTCCTGATCATGTTGGGAACCGGCACGGCATCCGCGCAGGCAGGGGCCCGGGGACTCGCGTGGCCCGAAGACACGGCACGATTCGAGGAACTGATCCGGCGATCGGAGCGCCATTGGGCCTTGTATCAGTGGGACAGCGCGGGATCCGTGGCCCGTGGAGCATTGGAACTGGCCGAGCGCTGGGCTGAGCGCAGGGCGCAAGCGGAAGGGCCGGATGTGCAGGATGCGATCGAGCGGAGCAGGGCGCGATCGCTCGCGGCGCTGGGCCGTGTGTCCGGATCGATCAAAGGAACCGCGCTGCTGGACGGCGCCCTGCGGATCTTCCGCGCGATCGCTGACCGCCAGGGTGAAGCCACCGCTCACCTGTACACTGGTGAGATCATGCAAGATGATGGTCGTTTCGTTGAAGCCATCCGCCATGTGCAGCAAGCGATCATCATCCATGAAGCGGATGGTGACACCCTGAAGGTCGCGGAGTGCACCAATACCGCCGGGGAGTACTACCGCATCATGGGCGATCCATCCACGGCCTTGGAATACCACCTGACCGCCTTGCCCGTGGTGATGCGGCTGGGCGCATCCTCGGCGAAGGGTTGGAACAACATCCTCATCGGCGCGGTGTACCGCCACACGAAGAACTGGCCTGAAGCGCTCCGCTACTTCAGCACCGCACGCTCCATCTATGAAGGGTCCGGGGATCCCATCGGGGTGGCCATCGCCTACAATGACCTTGGCACAGCGTGGTTCGGCTCAGGCCAGCTCGATAGCGCCAGATACTGGCACAGCCGCGCGCTGGAGCTGCGCACCCGGATCGGGTCGTTCGATGGCATGGGGCATTCGATGCGCTACCTCGCGTCCATCCATTCCAGGCAAGGCGCGCACCGCGAGGCCATCACCATGCTCCAAGGCTCAGAGCGCGAGTTCTTGCGTGCCACCATGATCACCTCCGCAGCCAGGGCCCGTGCCGCCATCGCCGAGGAACTGCTTGCCATCGGCGAGAACGAGGAGGCGTTGGCGCAGATGCGATCCGCGCTGGACCTGCTGGGCACCACGAGCGACCGCAAGTACTTTCCTGAACTGAGCCGGCAGCTGGCGACCATCCTGGTAGCCAACGGATCGGTGGACCAGGCCATCGTCGCACTGACTGCTGGCATCGAGCACGCAAGGGCCGCGAACGATCATGCTGGATCGGCGTCGTGCCATCACGACCTGTTCAAGCTCCATCGGGAACGCGGCGATGATGAGCGCGCCTACATCGCGCATCGACGCTATCTCTCGGCGCGCGATTCAGCGCGTGCACGCTCCGATGAGTCGGAGGTGAACCGGCAGATGATGAAGCATGATCTGGAGCAGGACCGGCTTCGGATCCGCGCCGAGGATGCCTTGCAGCGTGAAGAGCGACAAGCGGCCCTGGACGCCGGGCGCCAGCAGCAGTACCTCTACCTTGCAGGTGGTTCCATCTTCGCCGTGCTGGCCATCGGGCTGTTCGCACGCCTGCGGTACACGGCACGCGGCAAGCGACGCATGGAAAAGCAGCGACGGGAGCTCATGCGCGCGAAGACCCGGGCTGAGCAGAGCGAGAAGTTCAAGGAGCGCTTTCTGGCCAACATGAGCCACGAGATCCGCACGCCGATGAACGCGATCATGGGCATGACGGGGATCCTGCGCCGCAATGAACACCGGCCTGAGCAGCGCCCACACCTGGATGCGATGGCCGAAAGCGCGGACGGACTGCTGCATATCCTGAATGATATCCTGGACATGAGCAAGCTCGACGCCGGCCGGTTGGAACTGGAGAACGTACCCTTCGGTCCAGCCCGGATCGTGGACCAGGCCCTGGCCACTGTGCGGGATCGCGCCCGGGCAAAAGGCATCCGGATCGTAGTCGATGTGGCGCCTCAGGTCCCGAAAGCCGTGCTGGGCGACCCCACACGGGTGAAGCAGATCCTGGAGAACCTGCTGGGCAATGCGATCAAGTTCACATCGCAGGGAACCGTGATGGTGATCACCACGTGCGAGGACGGTCCCGCGGGCCGTGTCTTCTTGAACTTCTCGGTCAAGGACACCGGCACCGGCATCCCAGCGGACCGATTGGAGAGCATCTTCGAGGAATTCACCAAGGCGTACAGCACCAATGCCCATAAGCTCGGCGGCACCGGTCTGGGCCTCACGATCAGCAAGCGGCTGGTGGACCTGCAGCACGGCACCTTGACGGTGGAAAGCACCGTGGGGGCGGGAAGCACCTTCACCGCCCGCATCCCCTTCGATCGCGCGAGCGCCCTTGACCACGGTGCGTTGGGAGCCCCGGCGCTTGACATGCGCGACCTCCGCATCCTGCTCGCCGACGACAACGCCTTCAATGTGATGGTGGCTCAGGATGAACTGATGGACGCGATACCCGGTGTGCAGGTCGATGCCGTGGTGAACGGCTTCGAAGCAGTGGCGCTTGCACGGACCAATCACTATGATGTCGTCCTCATGGATGTGCAGATGCCCGAGATGAACGGCTACGACGCCGCCCGAGCGATCCGTGCGCTGAACGGGCCGAGATCCCAAGTGCCGATCCTGGCCATGACAGCCAATGTGATCAAGTCCGATCTTGATCGATGCATCGAAGCCGGCATGAATGGCCATGTACCCAAGCCATTCCAGCGGACGGAGCTGGTCGAGGCACTGTCGCGGGCGCTGCAGAGCAGGGAACGAACATGA
- a CDS encoding response regulator codes for MNAIALLVSAAMPLLSGAQHDTLRLPFRALTIEDGLSQGMVNAIMEDRFGFLWFATKDGLNRYDGYSFKVYRNDAADSTTLRENYITALSEGTDGALWVGTASKGLDVMDRRTERFRHVDLGSEGNASYVYHVVNDEHGNVWVATDKGLFKVDRAAAGPQVVRRYFTRQCRMTKDLSGKLWCYLFATGNFRIHPAAEGPDRIDTLSMEPLRDGPWNTDPNTNVNGNFLVHPANGRVFAMHPYFIAEYDTSTLQPRIIHQVQYPGGSRLEFDQAAIDANGVIWIPSVELWRFDVNSHRMSQVQARDPGLASFLRDVSVSHLDGNGLLWVGTKGYGILTYDTRTEHLRARLDGSVYWMQGTRDGRMICQRPGTFLRVFDPKLGRYVIDLKDNDPQLRAQFQGLMPETHAAIMDDDGSYWMSKGALIHFDPITRKVTHHPLQDADGRQLARRKGFFPLIPEGKDLLWFGTDSAFCMFDKRTGRYTHHRYPIVPRHTPYLFAQAAHMDADRVLWIGTVSGLLRLDPATGAWTHHRHDAADSSSLSFDLIFSILPDPAEPERYLWIGTNGGGLNRFDKRSGRCDRFGIRDGLPNDVIYGMLADAKGRLWMSTNKGICRFDPRTRAVRNFDARDGLQGDEFNRNAFCSLDDGTFFFGGVQGFNQFAPMDLEDDDQQAMVTITDIKVLNRSLSFGGPDDRLDAPAFLARKLTIPHSANMITFQFANMDLAHPERNEFRYQLQGFDPEPIESGTSNNAVYTNLDPGGYTFRVWGRKRNGEWGEPPASFSLVITPPWWRTGWFYALMVLAVAGAVVLYIRNVRRQRRKLEMTVRVRTHELSREKDRSDELLKNILPAEIAAELKRMGQAEARHYDQVTILFSDFVGFTGISEQLAPAELVDELNVCFNAFDRIMEKYGIEKIKTIGDAYMAAGGVPEPSEGMPQAAVQAALEMQEIMAERKAECDALGRPAFTMRVGIHTGPVVAGIVGRRKFQYDVWGDTVNIASRMESAGEAGRVNISGGTYALVKDEPGLHFVARGKVKAKGKGDMDMYFVTRDQATGVPTMAASAHATRPSGEEPQQIRGLMLKELRILLAEDNSFNVMVAQDELEDLIPGVRVDVASNGEEAVARVREQRYDVVLMDVQMPVLDGYQATRAIRAMRSEKARVPIIALTANVMQAEVDRCMEAGMDAFVPKPFKREELMAALQRVLARTGTGT; via the coding sequence ATGAACGCCATAGCGCTCCTCGTCTCTGCCGCAATGCCCTTGCTGTCCGGGGCGCAGCACGATACGCTGCGCCTGCCGTTCCGGGCGCTCACCATCGAGGACGGCCTATCGCAAGGCATGGTGAATGCCATCATGGAGGACCGCTTCGGCTTCCTGTGGTTCGCCACCAAGGACGGGCTGAACCGCTATGATGGGTACAGCTTCAAGGTGTACCGGAACGATGCCGCGGATAGCACCACGCTCCGGGAGAACTACATCACCGCGCTGAGCGAGGGCACCGACGGCGCGCTCTGGGTGGGCACTGCTTCGAAGGGGCTTGATGTGATGGACCGACGGACCGAGCGGTTCAGACACGTCGATCTGGGGTCGGAAGGGAACGCATCCTACGTGTACCATGTGGTGAATGATGAACACGGCAACGTTTGGGTAGCCACGGACAAAGGCCTCTTCAAGGTGGATCGCGCCGCAGCTGGGCCGCAGGTCGTCCGGCGGTACTTCACCCGGCAATGCCGCATGACGAAGGACCTAAGTGGGAAGCTCTGGTGCTATCTGTTCGCCACCGGCAATTTCCGCATCCACCCTGCTGCCGAAGGACCTGACCGGATCGACACGCTCAGCATGGAGCCATTGCGCGACGGCCCTTGGAACACGGACCCCAACACCAACGTCAACGGGAACTTCCTTGTGCATCCGGCCAACGGTCGCGTATTCGCGATGCATCCCTACTTCATTGCCGAGTACGACACATCCACACTGCAACCCCGGATCATCCATCAGGTGCAATACCCTGGCGGCTCGCGACTGGAATTCGATCAGGCGGCCATCGACGCCAATGGCGTGATCTGGATACCGAGCGTGGAGCTCTGGCGATTCGATGTCAACAGCCATCGCATGTCACAGGTCCAGGCGCGCGATCCCGGCCTGGCATCGTTCCTGCGCGATGTATCGGTCTCGCACCTGGATGGGAACGGACTGCTGTGGGTCGGCACCAAAGGCTATGGCATCCTCACGTATGACACCCGCACCGAGCACTTGAGGGCCAGGCTCGACGGCAGCGTGTACTGGATGCAAGGCACACGCGATGGACGGATGATCTGCCAGCGGCCAGGCACCTTCCTCCGCGTATTCGACCCGAAGCTGGGGCGCTATGTGATCGACCTCAAGGACAACGATCCACAATTGCGCGCGCAATTCCAGGGACTGATGCCCGAGACCCACGCGGCGATCATGGATGACGACGGAAGCTACTGGATGTCAAAAGGCGCCCTGATCCACTTCGACCCCATCACGCGGAAGGTGACCCACCATCCACTGCAGGATGCCGATGGCCGCCAGCTCGCCCGTCGCAAAGGTTTCTTCCCGTTGATCCCCGAGGGCAAGGACCTGCTGTGGTTCGGCACCGACAGCGCATTCTGCATGTTCGACAAGCGCACCGGCCGCTACACGCACCACCGCTACCCCATCGTACCGCGGCACACGCCCTACCTCTTCGCGCAGGCCGCGCACATGGATGCCGACCGCGTGCTCTGGATCGGCACGGTGAGCGGACTGCTCCGGTTGGATCCTGCGACGGGGGCGTGGACGCATCATCGGCACGATGCCGCCGACAGCAGCTCCCTGAGCTTCGACCTCATCTTCTCCATCCTGCCCGACCCGGCAGAACCAGAGCGCTACCTGTGGATCGGGACCAACGGCGGCGGGCTCAACCGCTTCGATAAGCGTTCGGGCCGCTGCGATCGATTCGGCATCCGCGACGGCCTGCCCAACGACGTGATCTACGGCATGCTGGCGGATGCGAAGGGGCGGCTTTGGATGAGCACCAACAAAGGCATCTGCCGCTTCGATCCACGCACGAGGGCGGTGCGGAACTTCGATGCGCGCGACGGCCTGCAGGGCGACGAGTTCAATCGCAATGCCTTCTGCAGCCTCGACGACGGCACCTTCTTCTTCGGAGGGGTGCAGGGCTTCAACCAGTTCGCTCCCATGGACCTCGAGGACGATGATCAGCAGGCCATGGTGACCATCACGGATATCAAGGTGCTCAACCGCTCACTCTCCTTCGGTGGTCCGGATGACCGACTGGACGCACCGGCCTTCCTGGCCCGGAAGCTGACCATCCCGCACAGCGCCAACATGATCACCTTCCAGTTCGCCAACATGGATCTGGCGCACCCGGAGCGCAATGAATTCCGCTACCAGCTCCAAGGCTTCGACCCCGAGCCGATCGAGTCCGGCACGAGCAACAATGCCGTGTACACCAACCTGGATCCGGGCGGATACACCTTCCGGGTATGGGGCCGGAAGCGCAATGGCGAGTGGGGCGAGCCGCCCGCCTCCTTCTCACTGGTAATCACCCCGCCATGGTGGCGGACAGGATGGTTCTATGCGCTCATGGTACTCGCGGTGGCCGGAGCTGTCGTCCTATACATCCGCAACGTGCGGCGCCAGCGCAGGAAACTGGAGATGACCGTGCGGGTCCGCACCCATGAGCTGAGCCGCGAGAAGGACCGCAGCGACGAATTGCTGAAGAACATCCTGCCCGCCGAGATCGCCGCGGAGCTCAAGCGCATGGGTCAGGCGGAAGCCAGGCACTATGACCAGGTCACGATCCTGTTCAGCGATTTCGTGGGCTTCACCGGCATCAGCGAGCAGCTCGCCCCAGCGGAGCTCGTCGACGAACTGAACGTGTGCTTCAATGCCTTCGACCGCATCATGGAGAAGTATGGCATCGAGAAGATCAAGACCATCGGCGATGCATACATGGCTGCTGGTGGCGTGCCCGAGCCTTCGGAGGGCATGCCGCAGGCCGCGGTGCAGGCGGCGTTGGAGATGCAGGAGATCATGGCCGAGCGGAAGGCTGAATGCGATGCACTGGGCCGGCCCGCGTTCACCATGCGCGTCGGCATCCATACGGGTCCGGTGGTCGCGGGCATCGTGGGCCGGCGCAAGTTCCAGTACGATGTCTGGGGCGATACGGTGAACATCGCCAGCCGCATGGAATCAGCTGGTGAGGCGGGGCGCGTGAACATCAGTGGTGGCACCTACGCCTTGGTGAAGGACGAACCGGGCCTCCACTTCGTGGCGCGTGGAAAGGTGAAGGCCAAGGGCAAAGGGGACATGGACATGTATTTCGTCACCAGGGACCAGGCCACCGGCGTTCCAACGATGGCGGCTTCGGCGCATGCGACAAGACCCTCGGGTGAGGAGCCGCAGCAGATCCGGGGACTCATGCTGAAGGAGCTGAGGATCTTGCTGGCGGAGGACAATTCCTTCAATGTGATGGTGGCGCAGGACGAGCTCGAGGATCTCATTCCCGGCGTTCGCGTCGATGTGGCTTCCAATGGCGAGGAAGCGGTGGCACGGGTGCGCGAGCAGCGGTACGATGTGGTGCTCATGGACGTGCAGATGCCGGTCTTGGACGGCTATCAGGCCACACGGGCCATCCGGGCCATGCGGAGCGAGAAGGCGCGCGTGCCGATCATCGCCCTTACGGCCAATGTGATGCAGGCGGAAGTGGACCGTTGCATGGAGGCAGGCATGGATGCGTTCGTGCCCAAGCCGTTCAAGCGGGAAGAGCTCATGGCGGCATTGCAAAGGGTACTCGCACGAACAGGGACAGGAACATGA